Proteins from a genomic interval of Microbacterium abyssi:
- a CDS encoding sulfite exporter TauE/SafE family protein: MDTFIVIAMILAVLVGVALGLLGGGGSILTVPIFTLVLGIGTREAIVSSLFVVAVTSVVSTAFRVRRREVLWRVAAVFAATGLLGGVAGGMVGRFFPEPVLTGLFAAIMIVTAIAMMRRRREPTEPRQTRPITRAIRTVATGLGVGVLTGALGAGGGFLIVPALTFLGLPIAAAVGTSLLVIAVNSSAGFLTQISAVAIQWPTVVTFTALALAGSFIGLALSRRLPSSGIRTGFAVLVLAVGLTMLTTLIVQTLSS; the protein is encoded by the coding sequence GTGGATACGTTCATCGTCATCGCCATGATCCTCGCGGTCCTGGTCGGTGTCGCACTCGGGCTCCTCGGTGGCGGGGGCTCCATCCTTACCGTCCCCATCTTCACCCTCGTCCTCGGCATCGGAACGAGAGAGGCGATCGTCTCCTCCCTCTTCGTTGTTGCCGTCACCAGCGTGGTTTCCACCGCATTCCGCGTCCGTAGACGCGAGGTGCTGTGGAGGGTCGCTGCGGTCTTCGCGGCGACCGGTCTGCTCGGGGGAGTGGCGGGCGGGATGGTCGGCCGGTTCTTTCCGGAACCTGTGCTCACCGGCCTGTTCGCGGCGATCATGATCGTCACCGCGATCGCCATGATGCGGCGCCGACGAGAGCCCACCGAACCTCGTCAGACGCGGCCGATCACGCGAGCGATTCGAACGGTCGCCACCGGACTTGGTGTGGGCGTGCTCACGGGAGCCCTGGGCGCAGGCGGCGGGTTCCTCATCGTCCCCGCGCTCACCTTCCTTGGCCTCCCCATTGCCGCGGCCGTAGGGACATCGCTCCTGGTCATCGCCGTGAACTCTTCCGCTGGCTTCCTCACGCAGATCAGTGCCGTGGCCATCCAATGGCCCACCGTCGTCACCTTCACCGCCCTCGCCCTCGCCGGGTCATTCATCGGTCTAGCGCTCTCGCGCCGCCTCCCCTCCTCCGGCATCCGCACCGGGTTTGCGGTCCTCGTGCTGGCCGTGGGGCTGACCATGCTCACCACCCTCATCGTCCAAACCCTCTCCTCCTGA
- a CDS encoding DUF4395 domain-containing protein → MPNASDAAPRTGEHVDGYEVPVLNEHAIRIAAGILLAAGITALTITLASDNIRPLQTFGMFFLLDMTTRILISNRLSLTLALGWALTRRRRPYWVGAPQKAFAWWLALGLAALSCLTMSAGIVPFAVTLGLCGICFTLLFLEAVLGWCAGCALHQRFSRKPTRHCANGACDR, encoded by the coding sequence ATGCCCAACGCGTCCGACGCCGCGCCCCGCACAGGGGAACACGTCGACGGATACGAGGTGCCCGTCCTCAACGAGCACGCCATCCGTATCGCCGCCGGCATCCTCCTTGCCGCGGGCATCACCGCACTCACCATCACGCTCGCCTCGGACAACATCAGGCCGTTACAGACATTCGGGATGTTCTTCCTTCTCGACATGACCACCCGGATCCTCATCAGTAACCGGCTGTCCCTCACCCTCGCCCTCGGATGGGCGCTGACGCGCCGCCGCCGGCCTTACTGGGTCGGTGCGCCGCAGAAAGCCTTCGCGTGGTGGCTCGCACTCGGTCTCGCTGCCCTCTCTTGCCTAACCATGAGTGCCGGAATCGTCCCGTTCGCCGTGACCCTCGGCCTGTGTGGGATCTGCTTCACCCTCCTCTTTCTGGAAGCCGTTCTTGGATGGTGCGCGGGATGCGCACTGCACCAACGCTTCAGCCGGAAACCCACCCGCCACTGCGCCAACGGCGCCTGCGACCGATAA
- a CDS encoding rhodanese-like domain-containing protein, with the protein MRRLALTTLTVIAAITLTSCAGTSPPQNDVDPSAVIIDVRTPAEHASGHLDGALLLDVTAGELQAALPDLDPEAAYLIYCRSGNRAGAAIDLMKQAGFTDLRNLGSLEDAANATGLPIVQP; encoded by the coding sequence ATGCGCCGCCTCGCCCTCACCACCCTCACCGTCATCGCCGCGATCACCCTCACGTCCTGCGCCGGCACATCCCCACCGCAGAACGACGTCGACCCCAGTGCGGTCATCATCGACGTGCGCACCCCCGCCGAGCACGCCAGTGGACACCTCGACGGCGCTCTCCTGCTGGATGTCACCGCAGGCGAGCTGCAAGCTGCACTGCCCGACCTCGACCCGGAAGCCGCCTACCTCATCTACTGCCGGTCGGGTAACCGCGCAGGCGCCGCAATCGATCTGATGAAGCAAGCCGGCTTCACCGACCTCCGCAACCTCGGCTCCCTCGAAGACGCTGCCAATGCGACGGGACTCCCCATCGTCCAGCCCTAA
- a CDS encoding RNA polymerase sigma factor, with amino-acid sequence MTAARAAGSELTSPADQFANDETVDSAKIGDRAFEEAVAPLVPLLLRYFARRVTPTDDAADCTSETLAALWKHRSRLPAVDDERRAWAYGIARKVLSNHHRGRARRDRADEALRAAAAVTSVEDVPDEAFIAAEALKLLPTRDQELVRLVVWEELSIAAAGRVMGVNPGTARTRYARALGKLRLAYRAIDS; translated from the coding sequence ATGACCGCGGCCAGAGCAGCCGGAAGCGAGCTGACGTCACCTGCTGATCAGTTTGCGAACGATGAGACCGTCGACTCCGCCAAGATTGGGGATCGGGCATTCGAGGAAGCAGTCGCGCCCCTCGTCCCGTTGCTTCTGAGGTACTTCGCTCGGCGCGTGACACCGACGGACGATGCCGCAGACTGCACGTCGGAGACACTCGCTGCGCTGTGGAAGCATCGCTCACGACTCCCGGCGGTAGATGACGAGCGTCGGGCGTGGGCGTACGGGATTGCTCGCAAGGTGCTCTCGAACCACCATCGCGGCAGAGCTCGTCGAGACCGGGCGGACGAGGCCCTGCGGGCCGCGGCCGCGGTGACATCAGTCGAGGACGTTCCGGATGAGGCGTTCATCGCGGCCGAGGCTTTGAAGCTCCTTCCCACACGCGATCAAGAACTCGTCCGGCTCGTTGTGTGGGAGGAGCTGTCGATCGCCGCCGCAGGAAGAGTGATGGGCGTCAATCCGGGGACGGCCCGCACCCGGTATGCGCGCGCACTCGGCAAACTCCGCCTCGCCTACAGGGCAATCGACTCATGA